A region from the Lolium perenne isolate Kyuss_39 chromosome 4, Kyuss_2.0, whole genome shotgun sequence genome encodes:
- the LOC127346578 gene encoding probable serine/threonine-protein kinase PBL4 — MGNFFRSSMGMVSSLSGSGGGGNEGMGGRFLETNLHEFTLAIEESKATGSSSDAIVAIKRLNEAEIIYLGGLEHSKVVSLLSHYGDDTVLLHVYEYMEKGSLENHLFKRGSVTLSWNTRLTIAIAAARGLAFLHVRDVIYRYLKS, encoded by the exons ATGGGGAACTTCTTCCGATCCTCTATGGGGATGGTGTCCTCGTTGTCcggtagcggcggcggcggcaacgaGGGCATGGGCGGCCGATTTCTGGAGACGAATCTCCACGAGTTCACTCTTGCGATA GAAGAAAGCAAGGCCACTGGGAGCTCCTCGGATGCCATCGTGGCCATCAAGAGGCTCAACGAG GCCGAGATTATATATCTCGGAGGGCTGGAGCACTCGAAGGTTGTGAGCCTACTCAGCCACTACGGGGATGATACGGTGCTCCTCCACGTCTACGAATATATGGAGAAGGGAAGCCTGGAAAACCACCTTTTCAAAA GGGGTTCGGTGACATTGTCGTGGAACACGAGGCTGACCATTGCCATCGCCGCGGCAAGAGGGCTTGCCTTCCTTCATGTGAGAGATGTCATTTACCGTTATCTGAAATCATGA